The following nucleotide sequence is from Zea mays cultivar B73 chromosome 1, Zm-B73-REFERENCE-NAM-5.0, whole genome shotgun sequence.
GTCTTGAACATTACATATTGTGCCACATAATCATAGTCAAACACAAGTTGTGGCAGACACATGATCTGGCACATAATCGAAGTCATAAGTAATTTCACATGTCATTAATTTTAGTTTGTCTACTCATGAACATACGTGTACTCCATGGAAGCACAAAGAAGTGTGAGAAAATAAGTGATTCAGTGTTATGGCTTATATTGGTGCATACTCATATAGTGCGAAAGGGTAACATTGCACATAAATGACACAAATACATTGTCTTAAGTTTAAAAACATGAAGAACAGAGCAATGAACACCACTGGGGAAATATAATTGCTGCCATGCCTACTGTTAGGGTTACTTTTGTTCGTGTATTTGCATCACGTGGAACATAAAGTTTGGTATACCAGGCGCCTAAATCGGAGGATGAACAACTTCCTAAGTTCATACCTCGAACTCTAGTGTAGGTTTGGCCATCCCATCGGTTGGTACAGAGAAAGGTTGTTCTTACGGGGGCTAAATCCGATGACCAAGACCGTAACAAGTACACAGGTCACACTAGAAGTGTGGATCTGGTTGAAGTCGTATGGGGTCGGCAAAATCAACTTGGATTATTCAAGAAAACGAGTGCTGTTCTAAAACATTCGTCAAACATGTATTGATTTTACACGGTAGACGATGGTGGTACCTGAAGAAGGGAAGATTTCGCCCGCAACACGGCGAATCGAAGCGTCTCCGTGTGGATCTGATGGAGCCGTCGATGGTCGGATACGGAAGCCAACGAATCGGTCGCGACGAACCTCGGCGGAAGCGGATTTGACCCCTCTTCGTCTTCGGTCGCGAACGACACTGCGTGCTCACGACGTCGACTTCGTCTTCTGCGCACCCGAGCGGGGCCGGTGCCGACTCCACCGGCCGACGGGAGATCCGCCGCCGCGTCGCCGCGAAAAATCGCCCTTCCGCGGACGGGTCGAGACGGAGCGAGGTGGAGCGAGAAGTTTCCGGTGTCTGCCGCGGGCGGCTCCTTCCGCGCGAAGTAGGCGAGGGGGCGGCTACAGTGAACCCCTGCATCtggcgtgagagagaagagtGTCGCGAGGAAGGGGGAGACTGTAGCCCCTATACGATGAACAGTTTTAGCGCAGGGGAGGGGAAGGGGCATGCGTTGCAGTCAGTCTTAGGCACGGCCCTGCACATATGCCCCGTGTTGTGCAACTGAACGATCAAATGTAAAAACCATCTTTAGAACGGTGACCATGTGCAGTGAACGCAAATGCATGACCCAAGACAAACGCAACCATGAAAAATATTCGGGTACTACAGCAATAGTATGTAGGAAAAATATTCGCTCGCCACTCGCCAGTGCTCTGGTTTTCGAGTTCCCGCCGTGCCCACGGCTCCACACGAATTCACCCGAGCACCTGACGCCCACGAGGGCCAGACGATTGCGGTCTCGCGGAGGCGCACCGTATCAGTTCATCACGCAAGGGAGGAGGGCTCACGCGCTGGTCCGCTGCCCGCTGGTGATCAGCGATGCCGATGCTCCCGGCTGCCGAGCGGCCGCGGCTGACGCTCGAGGACTACATCGTCTTCTTCACCACCCGCAGCGGCGGAGGCCTCAACCTCCACCACCTCAACCACATCATCTACATGCACGGGTTCGCCAGGCTCCACCGCGCGCCCAAGGTACacacctctccctctcccaccccgTCGCCTTCCCCGTCAACTAATTGGGTTGCTGATCACTGGCGCCCGGCAGCCGGCGATGGTGGACGCGCTCCGGTCGGTGGAGCTCATGCGCCCGCGCCGCTCCACCGTCCCCTTCAACGCCACCGCGCCGCCGCCGGGCGCCGCCCCGGTCGCGCCCGCCGTGCTCTCGCTTGACGAGGTCACGCGCGACATCGAGGACATCGGCTGGCGCGAGTGCCCCGTCGGCTCCCTCCTCTCCGTCCGCGCCGGGATGCGGTCGCCCGCCGCCGAAGCGGCCGAAACCCCCATCCCCCTGCCGATCCTGGCCAGGGCCTCCTCGTCCCTGCCGCCCGCTGCGGCCAAGAGGAAGCGTTCCCGGACGGGCAAAGCGGAGGCCGCGATGCGGAGGCGCGTGCTGGAGCTGCTCACGCTCCCGTCCGTCGAGACGGTTACCTCGGCCTAGCGACGGCGCCCCCACAAGCTCTCTGTGCTCACCGGTGATCCACAGGACACGCACGCCAGCGGCGAGGTGGTACTGCTACATACAACGAGCCACACAATACTGCTCTAGTCACTAATGTTAGGTTGGGTTCGGATGTCCTCAAATTAGCTGCAGTTCCTTGTGGAGATATTGTTTGCTGTTTCGATTTCGATACAAAAAAGTTGTGATCAGTGAATTCTGATGTTCTTGGGGAATCAGGGTGATGCATCAAAGGTAATTAAGCTTATTCTGCTAATGGTGTTTCAAGAAGCTTTTTGAGGAATTACAGTGAGTTCCTGGTAACTTTGTGCCAAATTCGAGTAATATGGTTATTAATTTGGACTGTTGCTTTTAATCCTGCTGGTAACGCAGTAAGCATTACAGAGAAAAGCAGCAGCTAGGGCGGGATgaaatgctcgtggctcgctGGCTCGCTCGTTTCATGGTCGGCTCGACTCGGCTCAGATTGGCTCGTTTGAATTTTGTCATGAGCTGAGCTGATATCCTAGCTCGATTCGTTAacaagccagctcgcgagctaaacgagctaccatattccaataaaacgaaactatatacatatcatttatagaataattgatgaacatattatatatatatatgtgaggtgtctatggcctatgaattaaaccaatgattaatgaactatgtctatatgttaatttggtctatgcaaatataattatgggttaaactgataaacatgtatgtgaattgtgaattaatgagtgatgaattgtgctaatttgATGTTATATTGATGTGATTTGTGAAACTTTgaatataattactattttctattgttaaattagtttaaaattaactaaaaataattattatgcatattttattttttttctgctctgactcgcgagctaaacgagccagctcgagctcgtaaacgagccgagccgagctgactctgtggctcgttaccttaacgagccgagctgagctagctcgttagcttaacgagccaacTTGAACTcagacgagccgagccgagctggctcgttatccacccctagCAGCAGCAGTGCTGTGGTCATTCCTCGTAGTGTTGCATATGCACCCAATGCAGGCATGGGCATGATTTTGCTTATTTTATCCATATTTATTGCCTATTTAAAGTGGAAGAATATGAAGTTCGGATattgcttccatcctcatgacgGATACAGCAGTCAGCAGCAGAGGTTACACACCTGTTGCATAGCTTGACTCTCCGAAAGCCTTGCACTACAGAAGGCACGACCAAAAGAACTAAAAAAATATGTATATATCGAGCAGAAAAAAAGACAGAAGATAGACAGATGCAGTGCAGCTGTTGCTGAGAACACTGTAGCTCGTGAGCTCGTTCGGCTCGTGGTCagctcgactcgactcgtttCAATTTTGTCATGAGCTAACATCTTAGATAGGTCCATTAATAAGCTAGCTCGACATCGTTAGAACGAATGAGCTAGCATTTATTAGTAAAACAAAGTTTACACTTATATTAGATGAACTAATAAGTAATAAACTATGTTAATTTGGTGTTTAATTGATGTGATATATGAAATTATGAATATTATTACTGTTTCTAATATTAAATTAATATGAAATTAACAAGCAatcgattatatatatatatatatatatatatatatatatatatatatatatatatatatatatatatatgcatatttTTTTTGGCTTGTGAGTTAAACAAGCTAGATCAAACTCGCAAACAAGTCGAATCGAGCTAATTCTTTGGCTCGATTATTTAACACGCTGAGCCAAGTAGAGTTGGCTTGATATACAACCTTATAGTTGTGTCTCAACTCTCAAGCAAGCAGCAGCCCAAACAACTGTTTGGCTGGCTTTTCTCTAGGGATGCAGGCCTTTCGAGTTACCTGACATTGTGTTGCTTTAACATATGTTGCTTGCTGCCTTTCAAACATGATGTAGCCTGCCTACGACTCATTTTTCATAAAGGACAATGCATGCATGGTCCAAGGTGTATGCATCGATGTGACATATGCACTACTTTGTGCAAAACAGATTATATTATATTCATTCAGTGATTTCAGTCTGATAGTGCTACGTCACCAAAATGTAGCCCGGTGTACTGACGTCGGGTTGGGTTTAGGAGAATTCAGGTATTTCGGGTGCCGGAAATGCACACGAGTAGGTTAACAGAGGCGCTCACCCGCGCACCGAAAGACACGCCAGATTCACCTTCTTGCATTGCATTTCTTGTTCCGACGATCCTGACTGAGTTCCTTAAAAGTTGTTGGGGGTAAATAAACTAGTCGACAGGCCCACGCTTGCCTTCCCAGGCTGCGTTCTTCTCTGCGTTCGCCTTTCTTTGC
It contains:
- the LOC111590589 gene encoding uncharacterized protein, with the protein product MPMLPAAERPRLTLEDYIVFFTTRSGGGLNLHHLNHIIYMHGFARLHRAPKPAMVDALRSVELMRPRRSTVPFNATAPPPGAAPVAPAVLSLDEVTRDIEDIGWRECPVGSLLSVRAGMRSPAAEAAETPIPLPILARASSSLPPAAAKRKRSRTGKAEAAMRRRVLELLTLPSVETVTSA